GCCTGCGCGCTGGGCGCCACGACCAGCGACGCCTTGGGGCTGAGGATCCCCGCGCTCCGGCTCCCGCTGTTGGCGGGGATATCGCCGGCGGCATGGAAGGCGTAGGCATCGGCTCGCCCCCCCACCACCGAGCGCAGCCACGGCCGCCAGCGGGACTCCAGTTCCGCGTAGATGCCGGTGCCCCATTCCCGGACGTCATCCTCGCGCACCGTCCCGATCCGCCGCCGTCCCACGGTATGGTGGAGGCCCAGTCCGGAGATCAGGTCGGCCCGGGTCTGCAATCCTGCCTTGGCCACGTGCTCCTGGCCGAGGAACCGGAGCGGCTGGAGGTGCTTGAGGTTGGCGCCGACCACGACGCGACGTTCCCGCTGGTTGAACTGGTCCCCGTTCGTGGTGTCGTCCAGGAAGAAGGCGAAGTTCGAGAACAGGCTCAGGTCGGAGTAGATGGCGTAGACCTGCACGTCCTGCACGGAGCTCCCGCCGAAATGCCGCCAGGAGCCGGAGAGGCTGTAGCGTCGGGTCCGCCCGCCGTCGGTGTCGTCGAGGTTGCCAAAGCGGGTGATGCTCCCGGCCTGCATCGCGCGGAGGGGGATCTGGTCGGTGGAGTTCCAGCGGTTGTGGTAGGCCATGCCGAGCAGCGAGAACTCGGAGCCGCCCCGCCGCCAGGAGTAGCGCGCCAGCCCGCTGTACTTGCGCAGGGCCTGGTCGAGGACCCAGGGGCCATCGTAGCGCTTGAGCTCACCGGCAAGCAGCAGGTCGCCGGGACCGGCGCGTCGTGAACCACCGGCGGCCAGCCGGGCCATGCCGTTGGCGCCTCCGGTGGCCACCGCGAAGGGGCTCAGGCGCCGGGCGAGGAAGAACTCGGCCCCGCCCGCGCTGCCGAAATCACCCATGTCGGCGTGGTACACGCCCAGGCGGTAATCCAGGTACTCCACCACCTCGGGAATCAGGAAGTTGAGGTCGGTGTAGCCCTGGCCGTGGGCGTGCGACACCATGTTGACCGGCATCCCCTCGAGGCGGGTCTGGAAGTCGGTGCCATGGTCGAGGTTGAAGCCGCGGATGAAGTACTGGTTGGCCTTGCCATCGCCGGAGTGCTGGGTCGCGATGAACCCGGGGACGGTCTCGAGCAGCTCCCCCTCGCGTGCGAGGGGGCGGGAACGCAGGTCGGCGGCACCCACGTGGCCCTGGGAGGCGGTGGCCGCCACGCCGATGAGCTCATCGGCGCGCCCGATGACCGTCAGGGGCGTGAGGACCCGGGGGGCGGTGTCCCGCGCCACCGGCGACGGAATGGAATCCTGCGCCACGACCGGCAGGGCGGCGAGCAGGAGCGGTGCGGCAGCCAACAGGATTCGGGCAGGGGGCCTCATGAACCGAACTCCTCAGAGAGGATGTCAAACGCGACGACTGTGGACGGCGGACGTTCGGGCGACACACCTCCTACGGCGGGCAGCGGGAATCGGATGGACCGGGCCGGCGCCCGGAGCTCACGGGAACATACGGCCCTCAATGGCATCCGTCACGCGGGCCGGACATCCGGTCGCGGGGGAGCGGCGTAGAAGGGGTGCAATCGGCGGCGCGGATCGCGCCGGCCGACCCGGCAGCCCGCCGGGTTCCGACACCCCCAGCTCCAGGAGTCCCCCCATGATGCGTTGGCGCGCGCTCTCGCGCTTCCAGCGGCTCGCCATCCTCCTCGCGGTCACCGGCGCACTCGCCGGCGGCGCGGGGGTGGTGGTCGCCTCCGACCACCAGGACACCCCCCTGGTGGAGCTCAATCCCCGCATGGACCTGACCGACGTCTATGCCTTCCCCGGTTCAGCGCCCGGGCGGATCGCGCTGGTGATGAACACCAGCGGGTTCCTCTCCCCGGCCCAGACCGCGGCCGCGGCCTTCGACCCCAACATCCTCTACCAGTTCAAGGTGGACAACGACGGGGACGCGCTCGAGGACAAGGTGATCCAGGTCAGCTTCGAGGGGAAAGGCACCGGCCAGACGGTGGTGGTGCGTGGCCCCGACGCCCCGGTGGTCCCGGGCGCCATGATGAACGTGGTGGACCAGAATGCCCCCACCCTCCGCGGCAGCTTCAACACCAGCTTCGGCTCGGCCACCGGCATCCAGGCCTTCGCGGGCCCGCGTGACGACTCGTTCTTCCTCGACCTCGAGGCGGCCTTCTGCATCCTGCCCGACCGCCGTCCGGCCGGTGGCGCGCTGGCGGGACCCTGTGCCCTGCCGAGCGTGGGCTTCCGCGCCCCCGGGCAGGCCGTCAACTACATCGCCGGCTACAACGTGCTCTCGGTTGTCGTGGAACTTCCCTCGTCGTTGCTGGAGAATGGCGCGCCCGGGAAGCTCGGCATCTGGGGCACCCTGAGCCGCTGACCCACGACCCCGGAGACACCCGACCATGCGTGCCCCCTTCCTCCTGCTCGGCCTGGCCCTGACCGTGGCCGCCTGCAGCGACGACTCCTCCGCCGGGACCGGTCCCGGCAAGACCACCACCTACAACCAGGTCCAGCGGCTGGGCAACCCGTTGCTGAGCGAGGTGCTGCTCGACAAGCGCAGCCACCCGACCCACGGCTCCATCGGGCCCGACCAGGACGGCGCGCTGATCGGCCCGGAGCTCTATGGGCACCTGGTGCTCGGCTCGCCGACGACCATCGCCGGCCGCGACTCGGCCTACGTGGGGATCCTCGCGAGCGTCCTGCTACCCGACATGCTGATCGTGCAGACCGACAAGGACCCCGCGACCGCCAGCTGGCTCAACTGGGTCGGGGTGCCGCCCCTGGCCAACGGCTGGGGCGGGCGGAAGCTCGACGACGACGTGGTGGACCTGGCCCTGCTCGCGGTCTTCGGTGATCCGTTCGGCGCCGACCCGACCCACACCACCCCGAGCCTGACCACCGACAACGTGGCCAGCGACTCGCCGTTCCTCGCCACCTTCCCCTATCTCGCGCCACCCAACTAGGCGGCTCGGTCGCTCGGTGGCTCGGCGGCTGGATCGCCGAGCCACCGGGCGCCGCCCGTGGAGGAAATGCCAGATGCGGTGGTGGATCACGATCGCACTCGTCGTCGGGGTCAGCGGGGTGCTGCTCGGTGGTGGCGGACGGGCATCGGCCGTCACCCCGGGGGCCGAGCCGCCGAGCCGCCAAGCCGCCGAAGTGCGCGAGCAGGACATCGCGTTCTATACGGCCCGGACCGCACGCGACCCCTATGGCGCGCGCGACCGGGCCATGCTCGCGGCGCTCTACCTCGACCGCAGTCGCGCCACCGGGTCGGAGGGTGACGTGCGCCGGGCGGAAACGCTGGCCCGGGCCAGCCTTGGCACACGCCACGCCCGCAATGACGGTGCGGCGGCTGTGCTGACCAGCGCACTCATGGCGCAGCACCGGTTCCCCGAGGCGTACGACCTCACCGCGGCGCGCCTGGCCGCCGACCCGACCGACGCGATCACCCGGGCGACCCTCGGCGAGATCGCCCTGGAGCTCGGCCGCTACGCCGAGGCCGATCGCCTCTTCGGCACCCTCGCCCTGCTCCGGCACACCGGCGCGGTGGGCCCACGCTACGCCCGGTGGCTCGAGTTGAGCGGCCGGAGCGGGGAAGCCCGGGAACTCCTCACATCCCTGCGGGACTCGCTCGCGGCGGGATTCCGCACCACCCCAGACCAACTGGCCTGGTTCGATCTCCGGCTGGGCGAGCTGGCAGCGCACCATGGCCGGCCGGACCTGGCCCGCGCGGCCTTCGAGCGGGCCCTCTCCAGCCTTCCGGAGGATCCGCGGGTCCTGGTGGCGCTGGGGACGCTCGAACTCCGCACCGGTCACCCGGCCCGGGCCCGCGACCTGGGCACCCGGGCCCTGGGCCAGCGACTCGACCCGGCGGCGCTGATCCTCCTGGCCGAGGCCGCGGAGGCCGTCGGCGACAGCGCGGCGGCCGAACAGCATGCCCGCGCGCTCGAGGTGGCGGTGTCGCAGGCCGGGAGTGGATTCCACCGTGCGTGGGGTCTCTTTCTGCTCGACCACGGGCAGCGGATCGCGGAGCTGCGGGCCCGCGCCACCGCCGGGCTGAGCAGCCGGCACGACGTGCATGGCCTCGACCTCGCGGCCTGGGCCGCGTTCCGTGCCGGGGATACGGCGGCGGCGGCGCCCCTGGTCGCCGAGGCCCTCAGCCGCGGCGTGGAGGATGCCACGTTGCTCTATCACGGGGGCCGGATCGCCCTCGCGGTGGGAGACACGGCGACGGCCCGGCGCCGCCTGAAGGAAGCACTCGCGGTCGATCCGGCCTTCCACCATCGCCAGGCCGCCGAGGCCCGGAGCCTCCTCGCCGCACTCGGGCATCGCTGATGCGTGTCTTCGTGCTGGCGCTTGCCCTGGCGGCGCACCCGCTGCACAGCACCCACACCGAACTCCGCGAGGAGCCCGGGGGCCGGCTGACGGTGACGGTACGCGCCTTCACGGAGGACCTGCAGGCAGCGGCGCGGCGGGCCCAGGGGGCAGCAGACGACTCGAGCCTGGCCCGGTATGTCCGGGGCCGGCTCGGGCTGCGTGACGCGGGAGGGCGCGAGATCCCGCTGGCCTGGGCCGGGGCGCGGGTCGATGGCGAGATGACCTTCCTGACCCTGACCGCAGTGGCGCGGCAGGGAATGGCGGGCGCCACGCTGCGCCAGGAGATGCTCACGGAGCTGTTCGACGATCAGGTCAACGTGGTGCAGGTGCGTCGCCCGGCCGGCGACGCGAGCCTGCTCTTCCTGCCGGGCGACCGGCCGAAAACACTCCCATGAACCGGGGCGTGGTGGCCGGCGTAGAGTGGCAGGGGCGGCCGCATCCGCGCGGCCGCCCGACCCCCGGGAGCGATGCCTCACCCCATGACCTCCGCCCTGCCCTGGCCACCCGGCGCCGCCGGGTTGCCTTGTGCCCCGCTCCGGATGCGGGATAGACTGATGCAGCATGGCGCCGCCCTCGACGCCGTCGCTCACACCGCCACCGACCGGCCGATGACCGACCGTTCTTCCGCCCCGCATGACATCGACCTGGTCCAGCAGATGGCGCGCGGCGATGACCGTGCCCTGGGCCTCCTGTATGACCGGTTCGGCGTGGTCCTGTACGCGGTGGCCTTCCGGGTGGTCGGGCAGGCGGCCGATGCCGAGGAGGTGGTGATGGAGGCCTTCGCGCAGGCGTGGCGCGAGGCGCCGCGCTTCGATGCGGCGCGTGGCTCGGTCGCGGCGTGGCTCACCGTGATGGCGCGCAGCCGGGCACTGGACCTTGTGCGGGCGCAGTCCCGGCGCGCCCGCGCCACCGACAGCGCCGCGCGCGACACCGCGGAGACCGCCCCCGCCATGAGCGCCGGTTTTCCCCCGCCGGGGAGCGGGCTCGAGCGGGAGGAGCGTAGCCGCGCGGTGAGCGCCGCGCTGGCCACCCTGTCGCCACCGCAGCGGACGGCCATCGAGCTGGCCTACTACGACGGGCTGTCGCAGTCGGAGATCGCCGAGCGGCTGCAGGAACCACTCGGCACGGTGAAGACCCGGATGCGCCTCGGGATGCTGAAGCTCCGCGAGGCGCTGCGACCGTACTACTTCGAGGGGGCAGTGTGACGGGCGGCCCGCAGGACCTGCGCGACCTCGCCGCGGCGTATGCCCTGGGCGCACTCGACCCGGCAGAGGCTCGCGCGTTCGAGGCCTTCATGGCCACCTCGCCGGAGACGGCGCGGGAGGTGGCCGAGTACCGTGAGGTGAACGCCCTGCTCGCGCTCGGCGCCGGAGGGGCCACCACGCCCGCGCCGGAGCTGCGGGCCCGTGTGGTGGCACGCGCCACGGCCACCCGTGAGGCCGCGCTGGCTCCCCGCGCCCCGCGCCTGGCGTGGCTGGCGCTCGCGGCATCGCTGGTGGCGCTCGCGGGGGTCAGCGCCGCGTGGTTCTCCTCGCGGCGCGCCCTGGCCGGTGCCACCGCCGCGGTCACGGCGCTGCAGGACAGCCTGCGCGGCCGGGAGCAGCAGCTGGCGCTGCGCGAGTCGGAGCTCAACGCCATCCTCGATCCCAACGTGCTGCTCACCCGCATGGGCGAGCCGGGGACGCCGCGGCCCGTGATCCAGCTGTTCTGGAACCGGAAATCCAACCGGCTCCTGCTGCACGCGTTCCAGCTGGCGCCGGCGGGCCAGCGGCGGGCGTACCAGCTCTGGTTCCTCCCGCGGACCGGCGCGCCGATCGCCTCGGTCACCTTCAACACCGAACCGAGCGGCCACGGCCTGGTGCATGCGGTCCCGGTCCCGGAGGGTGTGGAGCTGACGGCCGCCGCGATCACCGAGGAGCCCGACAGCGGCTCGGCGCAGCCCACCACGCCGGTGCTGCTGGTCGGCACGTTCTCGCGCGCGGAATCCTGACCCGCGATGCGCGGCCTGGCCCTGCTGCTCCTGACCGCCCTCCCGCTGCGGGCCCAGACGCCGGCCGCGGAGGTCGGGCGGGAACGGGCCGAGTTCACCGCCTGGCTGGCCACCGATCCGCTCTCGCCGTATGCTGCGCTCGGGCTCCAGCCCATCGGGCCGGGGATCAGCGTGGGGGCGGAGCCGAGCGACCTGCCGCTCGCCGGCGTGCCGCGTGGTATCCTCACCGAGGCGGGGTCGTCGGTCGTGCTCACCACCGACGGCGCGCGGCGGATCCTGCCCCGCGGCCGTGCGGTGCCGCTCTCCGCGACGGCGCGGCTGGTCATCACCGGCGGCCCCGGACGCGCGGTGGCGGCCAGCTTCGGCACGGTTCGAGGGGCCACGCCTCCACAGTTCTTCGCATACGCCCCGAGCCTGCGGATCGCCGTCCGGCTCGAGCCACCGGAGCGGCGAGGGCGGTTCCCGGTCCTGGGCCTCGACGGCGCCGAGACCGACGCCAACGAGGCCGGGCTCGTGCGCGTCACGATGGCCGGCGCCACCACGCGGCTGCGCGTGTACCGGCTGGGGGCCGCCGACGATGACGAGGCGCCGCTGTTCATCTACTTCCGCGACGCCACCAACGGCCGCGAGACCTACCCCGCGGGGCGGTTCATCGAACTACTGCCCTCGGCCGACGGGGCGTACGAGCTGGACTTCAATCGCGCCCGCAATCCGTACTGCGCCTACAGCTCGGTGTTCCCCTGCCCCGCGCCGTGGCCCGGCAACCGCCTGGCGGCCGCGGTCCGCGCGGGCGAGCAGTACCACGCGCCCTAGCGCGCGGGTGGGCTCCCCCACCTGATTTCCCGCATGCTCTCCCTCCTCGCGCTGCTGCTCGCCACCCCGGACGTCACCGGTCCCTGGCGCGCCACCCTCGACCTCGCCGGCGGGCCGCTCGAGTTCGGCCTGGTGCTCACCTCCACGACGGCGGGACTGGGGGGCGAGCTGTGCAATGCCGGCAGCTGCACCCCCTTCTCCGCCGTGCGCTGGGACGGTGACAGCCTGGTGCTGGAACTCGGGGACTACGCCGCCTCGATGGCGGTGGTGCCGCGGGGCGACTCGCTGGTGGGACGGTACCACAACGTGGGGCGGCGCGGTCCGCGGACCATCCCGCTCCGCGCCAGCCGGGGACGCTGGACCGGGACCGCCGGAGGGGCCGCGCTGCTGGGCCGGTGGGACGCGTGGTTCCAGAGCGGCTTCGAGCAGACGCCGCGGGTCTTCGAGATCCGCAACGGCCCACAGGGCCTCGAGGGCGCAGTCATCTCCAACTCGGGCGACTACGGGCTCTTCGCGGGCCGGGCCACTGGCGACAGCCTGGCCCTGGGACACTTCGACGGTTCGTTCGTCTACCTGCTCACCGGGCGCCTGGACGGCGACACCCTCCGGGGCAGCTTTCACGCCGGACTCCGGACCCGCACGGCGTTCGTCGCCACCCGGGCCACCGGCCGGCCGCACCTCACACCCCCGACGGCCGTGACCCGCGCCGACAGCAGCGCGCCCCTCGCGTTCCGCTTCCCCGACGTGGACGGACGGATGGTCTCGTCGAGCGACGCCCGCTTCCATGGCAAGGTGGTCCTGGTGGACCTCTTCGGCACCTGGTGCCCCACCTGCCACGATGCGGCACCCGCGCTGGTGGGGCTGTACCAGCGGTTCCGGGAGCGGGGCCTGGAGGTCGTGGGGATCGCCTTCGAGGTGACCGGCGACAGCGCCCAGGATGCGCCGCTGGTGCGGCGCTACCGCGAGAAGTTCGGGATCCCGTTCCCCCTCCTGCTCGGCGGGGTGAGCGAGGTGGAGGCGGTGAGCGCGGCCTTCCCGCAGCTGGAAGGGTTCACCGCCTACCCGACGACGCTGTTCGTGGGACGGGACGGGCGGATCCGGCGGATCCATGCCGGGTTCTACGGCCCCGCCACCGGGGCGGCGCACGAGGCGCTGGTGGCGGAGTTCACGCGGGAAGTCGAGCGGTTGCTGGCGGAGCCGGCGCGGCGCTAGCCTCGCAGGATCGTGCGGGCCTACGGCGCCGCCTTCACCACCACGGCGGGCCCGGACGCCTCCCGGTCCACCTTGAGGCCGATCCACTCGCCCCGGATCGCATGGCCGGGGACGCCACAGAGGAGCCAGTACCAGCCGGCGTCCTCGGCCACGAAGGTGGTCAGGTCGCGCTGGCCCGGCTTGAGCCCGGTGGTGACGGCGCGGCTCACGGCGTTCTCCAGGGCGGGACGGCCGCCCTCCATGGGCAGCTTCTCCCGTTCCGCCATCACCACGAGGCTGTGCGGCTGGGTGCTGTCGCGGTTCACCCACGTCCACTGCACGGTCCAGTGCTGCGGTACCACCAGCTGCACGGCGCCATGATGCAGGCCATTCAGGGTGGCGATCCCCTCGGGACCACCCGGGAGGGCGTCGAGCGTGAGGCGGACACTCCGGCCCGCCGAATCGGCCACCACCCACGCGGGCAGCGCCGGCACCTGCGCACGCAGCGCGGCGGGCGCGCACGGGACGAGCAGCCACAGCGCAACGGCACGACGATTCACAGCGACCTCGGCATCCGGAGGAGATGGCGTTTTCGCCAGGTGTACGATAATGTATCCCGTCTGCAGGTTCCCCTCTATCCCTGGAGTCCCCTGATGGCCGGTCTGCTCGACCGCGAACGGATCATCGCCAGGCCCGGCTACAACCGCTGGCTGGTCCCGCCCGCCGCCCTGGCGATCCACCTGTCGATCGGCATGGCATACGGCCTCAGCGTCTTCTGGAAGCCCCTCTCCCAGGCCCTCGGCGTCACCCGCCCGATCGAGGGCGACTGGACCATCTCGCAGGTAAACCTCACCTTCGCGCTGGGGATCTTCTTCCTCGGCTCGTCGGCGGCGGTCTTCGGCCGGTGGCTGGAACGGGTCGGCCCGCGGCGCGCGGGCGTGGCCGCGGCCTTCTGCTGGGGGGGCGGGTTCCTGATCGCGGCGGTCGGGGTCAAGCTCCACATCCTCCCGCTGCTCTGGCTCGGGCTCGGCGTGGTGGGCGGCTGCGGGCTGGGACTCGGGTACATCTCCCCCGTCTCCACCCTGATCAAGTGGTTCCCCGACCGCCGCGGCCTGGCCACCGGCATGGCGATCATGGGATTCGGCGGCGGCGCCATGATCGGCGCCCCGCTGGCCGACCTGCTGATGAAGCGGTTCGCCACGCCCACCTCGGTGGGCGTGTGGGAGACCTTCGTGGTGCTGGGCCTGCTCTACTTCGTGGCCATGCTCTGCGGCGCCTTCGGCTACCGGATCCCGGCCAAGGACTGGCGGCCGGCGGGATGGACGCCGCCCGTCACCCAGAAGACGGCGCAGACCACCCGGCACGTGCACGTGGACGTGGCCTGGAAGACCCCGCAGTTCTGGTTCCTGTGGGCGGTGCTCTGCCTCAACGTGAGCGCCGGGATCGGGGTGCTGAGCCTCGCCTCCCCGATGATCCAGGAGATCTTCGGCGGCCGGCTGATCGGCGTGGCGACGGCGCTCGTGGACCTGGACGAGGCCCAGAAGGCCCAGGTGGCCACCATCGGCGCCGCGTTCGCGGCGCTGCTCAGCTTCTTCAATATCCTGGGCCGATTCCTGTGGGCCTCGGCCTCCGACTTCATCGGGCGGAAGGCCACCTACGCCATCTTCTTTGCCCTGGGCGCCGTGCTCTACTCGGCGGTGCCCGGCGCGGGCCGCGGCGGCAGCGTGGCGCTGTTCGCGACGATCTTCTGCCTCATCCTGACGATGTACGGGGGCGGATTCGCCACCATCCCCGCCTACCTGGCCGACAAGTTCGGCACCGCGTTCGTGGGCGCCATCCACGGCCGGCTGCTCACCGCCTGGTCGGTGGCGGGGCTGGTGGGCCCGGCGGTGGTCAGCTACCTCCGGCAGTGGCAGCTGGCCCGGGGCGCGGCACCGGTGGAGGCCTACGCGTTCACCATGTACGTGCTGGCCGGGATGCTGGTGGTCGGCTTCTGCTGCAACCTGATGGTCCGCCCGGTGGCGGAACAGCACTTCATGAGCGACGACGACCTGCGCCGCGAGGGGCTCGCCCCGGCCAAGTAGCCGCGGGCGCCTCGCAGGAGGAGACGGGATGGACGAGACACGGAACGACGCCCCCGCCGGCGGGTCCGGCCTGGCGGTGCTGCTGCTGGCGTGGATCGCGGTCGGGATCCCGATGCTCTGGGGCATCTACATGACCATCCGCAAGGCCTCCCTGCTGTTCAAGTAGTCAGGCTGGCTTGACGCCGGGGCCGAACGGGGAATATTCCAGTCACACATGCAGGGGCCGTTCGCGGCCACCCACCGGCATGGCGGCCTGGCCGGGGCCGCCGCGCCTCTTCCCAGTAAAGCGATCGCCCTCGGGCGTTGCTGGTTCCAGCAGTTTCCTCGGTTCATCGACAACCTATCAGGAGAACGATTCCATGCGGAGGCAGACGCAGTGGGGTCTGTCGCTCGTGCTGCTCGCAGCCGGAGCGACCACTCTATCCGCCCAGGCCAACTGGACGACCTACGGCGGCAACGACTGGAATCAGCGCTATTCGACGCTGGCCCAGCTCAACACGACGAATGTCCGGAACATGGTGCCCCGGATGGTCTTCCAGACCGGCATCAGCCGCCTGGGGAGCTTCGAGAACACCCCGATCGTCGTGGACAACATGATGTACGTGACCACGCCGTACAACACGGCCATCGCGTACGACCTGAGCACCGGCAAGCAGGTCTGGCGCTACGAGCACAAGCTCGGCACCTCGATCTACTGCTGCGGCCCGAACAACCGCGGCGTCGCGGTCCACGGTCCCCACGTCTACATGGGCACCCTCGACTCGCGGCTGGTGGCCCTGGACCGGATGACCGGCGAGGTGCTCTGGGACATCGAGGTGGCGGACCCGGCGTACGGGTACAGCATCACCCACGCCCCGCTCATCATCGGCGACAACGTGATCGTCGGCGTCTCGGGCGGCGAGTACGGCATCCGCGGTCACGTCACCGCCTACAACGCCATGACCGGCGAGCAGACCTGGCGCTGGTACTCCATCCCGGCCCCCAAGGGCGACCCGACCTTCGACCCGATCGCGCCGAACGGCTGGTGGGGCACCTGGCCCACCCATACGGCCGACGGGGCCGACCTGAACCGCGGCGTGGCGGCGGAGAAGGCCGACAGCGCGAAGTATGCGGACGCCTGGACCCGCGGCGGCGGCGGCATCTGGATGACGCCGGCGTACGACAAGGCGCTCAACATGATCTACGTGGCGGTCGGCAACCCGTCGCCGGACCTCGACGGCGCCGTCCGCCCCGGCGACAACCTGTACACCGACTGCGTCGTGGCCATCGACGCGACCACCGGCAAGACCAAGTGGTACTACCAGACGGTGCCGCACGACGTGTGGGACCTCGACGCCGTCTCGCCCCCGGTGGTCACCACGCTGGGCGGCAAGAAGGTGGTGGTGCACGCCGGCAAGACCGCCTGGGTGTACGTCCTCGATGCCGCCAGCGGCAAGCTGGTGCGCCGCACCGAGAACTTCACCCCGCAGGAGAACATGTTCGCCCTGCCGTCCGCCCAGGGCACCCGGATGCTCCCGGGCGCCAACGGCGGCTCCGAGTGGTCGCCCATCGCGGTGGATCCCCGGCTTGGCTACGCCTTCGTGACCGGCCTGCACCAGCCGATGAACTACATCACCCACAACGCCCCGTGGGAAAAGGGCCGGCTCTGGCTGGGCTCCGCCTTCGTGGCGATCCCCGGCGAGGAGCAGTGGGGCACCTACACCGCGATCAACCTGGCGACGGGCAAGATCGTGTGGCAGAACAAGGTCCCGCAGCCCATGATGGGTGGCGCCCTGGCGACCGCCGGCGGCCTCACCTTCACCGGTGAAGGCAACGGCAACTTCAACGCCTACGACTCCCGCACCGGCAAGCTGCTGTGGCAGTTCAACGGCGGCGCCGGCTGCAACAGCGCCCCCATGAGCTTCTCCTACAAGGGCGAGCAGTTCATCGCGGTGGCCTGCGGCGGGAACTTCCAGCTCAACTACCCGCTGGGGAACTCGGTCTACGTCTTCGGCCTGCCGAAGCCGTTCACCGCGGCAATGCGTTAAGTTCCGGTACGCTGGTCGCATGGCAGGACAGGCGGGGGCGTCCGATGCGGGCGCTCCCGCCCCTTTTCCGCCCGACACGAGGGGTCTGATGCCGGTGTTCCGCACTCTGCTGGTCCTGGCCCTGGTGGCCGGCGCCTCCGCGAACGTCCCCAGGCCCGCGCGGCCGCGGCCGGTCGTTCCCGATTCCACCTGGCTCGACTGGAACCCCACCACCCGGACCATGAAGTTCAAGCTGGTGGCCGGGCTGACCGGCCGGGGAGCCAAGAGCCCCTTCAACTTCAACGGCTACACCGACGGGGAATTCACGCTGGTGGCCCCGATGGGGGCCACCGTGGTGTTCAATTTCGTCAACGAGGACGGCACCCCCCACAGTGCCGTGGTGATCCCCGACAGCGAGCCGATGCCGAGCATGTCCGACCAGTCGGCCATTCCCCGGGCCTATTCCATCAAGGCACTGGAAGGGCTGGGGTACTTCGCCACCGACGTGATCCGGTTCAAGGCGGCCCCGGCGGGATCCTACCGGATCTTCTGCGGGGTGCCGGGCCATGGCCTCTCGGGCATGTGGATCCGGTTTTCGGTCGACTCGACCGCGACCGCCCCGGCGATGCTCGAGGCCCCTACCAACCGGTAGGGAGGGGGCGGCCCCCCCTTGCGGGCATTCCCCCGGCCGCATGATTATCCGAACAGGTGTGGCGCAATTCCGCCGCATCGGGTTGCGGCCATCGCCGGACCGCGTATCTTAGGAGCGCTCCACCACATAGCGGACCGCGCCCGGGCAGGAATCCACCGGCGTCCTGGCCGTTCCGTCCTTTCAGGAGGTGTCTCCCACGGCTTTGGCCGCCTCCCCCAGGTGCCGGGCCCCACCAGACATCGTCGGAATCGAAGCACGCAGGTGCAGGCAGGAAGTGCTGAAGCGTACCAGTCGTTTTCAGT
The Gemmatimonadota bacterium DNA segment above includes these coding regions:
- a CDS encoding PQQ-binding-like beta-propeller repeat protein, producing MRRQTQWGLSLVLLAAGATTLSAQANWTTYGGNDWNQRYSTLAQLNTTNVRNMVPRMVFQTGISRLGSFENTPIVVDNMMYVTTPYNTAIAYDLSTGKQVWRYEHKLGTSIYCCGPNNRGVAVHGPHVYMGTLDSRLVALDRMTGEVLWDIEVADPAYGYSITHAPLIIGDNVIVGVSGGEYGIRGHVTAYNAMTGEQTWRWYSIPAPKGDPTFDPIAPNGWWGTWPTHTADGADLNRGVAAEKADSAKYADAWTRGGGGIWMTPAYDKALNMIYVAVGNPSPDLDGAVRPGDNLYTDCVVAIDATTGKTKWYYQTVPHDVWDLDAVSPPVVTTLGGKKVVVHAGKTAWVYVLDAASGKLVRRTENFTPQENMFALPSAQGTRMLPGANGGSEWSPIAVDPRLGYAFVTGLHQPMNYITHNAPWEKGRLWLGSAFVAIPGEEQWGTYTAINLATGKIVWQNKVPQPMMGGALATAGGLTFTGEGNGNFNAYDSRTGKLLWQFNGGAGCNSAPMSFSYKGEQFIAVACGGNFQLNYPLGNSVYVFGLPKPFTAAMR
- a CDS encoding DUF1684 domain-containing protein, with the translated sequence MRGLALLLLTALPLRAQTPAAEVGRERAEFTAWLATDPLSPYAALGLQPIGPGISVGAEPSDLPLAGVPRGILTEAGSSVVLTTDGARRILPRGRAVPLSATARLVITGGPGRAVAASFGTVRGATPPQFFAYAPSLRIAVRLEPPERRGRFPVLGLDGAETDANEAGLVRVTMAGATTRLRVYRLGAADDDEAPLFIYFRDATNGRETYPAGRFIELLPSADGAYELDFNRARNPYCAYSSVFPCPAPWPGNRLAAAVRAGEQYHAP
- a CDS encoding TlpA family protein disulfide reductase gives rise to the protein MLSLLALLLATPDVTGPWRATLDLAGGPLEFGLVLTSTTAGLGGELCNAGSCTPFSAVRWDGDSLVLELGDYAASMAVVPRGDSLVGRYHNVGRRGPRTIPLRASRGRWTGTAGGAALLGRWDAWFQSGFEQTPRVFEIRNGPQGLEGAVISNSGDYGLFAGRATGDSLALGHFDGSFVYLLTGRLDGDTLRGSFHAGLRTRTAFVATRATGRPHLTPPTAVTRADSSAPLAFRFPDVDGRMVSSSDARFHGKVVLVDLFGTWCPTCHDAAPALVGLYQRFRERGLEVVGIAFEVTGDSAQDAPLVRRYREKFGIPFPLLLGGVSEVEAVSAAFPQLEGFTAYPTTLFVGRDGRIRRIHAGFYGPATGAAHEALVAEFTREVERLLAEPARR
- a CDS encoding OFA family MFS transporter; the encoded protein is MAGLLDRERIIARPGYNRWLVPPAALAIHLSIGMAYGLSVFWKPLSQALGVTRPIEGDWTISQVNLTFALGIFFLGSSAAVFGRWLERVGPRRAGVAAAFCWGGGFLIAAVGVKLHILPLLWLGLGVVGGCGLGLGYISPVSTLIKWFPDRRGLATGMAIMGFGGGAMIGAPLADLLMKRFATPTSVGVWETFVVLGLLYFVAMLCGAFGYRIPAKDWRPAGWTPPVTQKTAQTTRHVHVDVAWKTPQFWFLWAVLCLNVSAGIGVLSLASPMIQEIFGGRLIGVATALVDLDEAQKAQVATIGAAFAALLSFFNILGRFLWASASDFIGRKATYAIFFALGAVLYSAVPGAGRGGSVALFATIFCLILTMYGGGFATIPAYLADKFGTAFVGAIHGRLLTAWSVAGLVGPAVVSYLRQWQLARGAAPVEAYAFTMYVLAGMLVVGFCCNLMVRPVAEQHFMSDDDLRREGLAPAK